A region from the Pseudonocardia petroleophila genome encodes:
- a CDS encoding DinB family protein — MSSDHDRTDAFRGARFTRSDLSGATFHDCDLRGARITGSFLDGLSVSGVFGRLLVDEVDVTEYVTTELDRRHPERVQLRAMRTADEHRAAWELVGRLWARTVERAERLPEAARHERVDGEWSFVETLRHLVFATDCWAGRMVLERPEPYHPLGLVPTDFDPADAATAGLDADARPSLAEVLAVRAGRVALVRDLLDGLTDDGLDRVCTGSPWIGDPDHPRPVRECLHVIMDEECEHRRFAERDLAVLEAR, encoded by the coding sequence ATGTCGAGCGACCACGACCGCACCGACGCGTTCCGCGGGGCCCGGTTCACCCGGTCCGACCTGTCCGGGGCGACGTTCCACGACTGCGACCTGAGAGGGGCCCGGATCACCGGGTCGTTCCTCGACGGCCTGTCCGTCTCGGGCGTGTTCGGCCGGTTGCTCGTCGACGAGGTGGACGTCACGGAGTACGTGACGACCGAGCTCGACCGGCGCCATCCCGAGCGGGTGCAGCTGCGCGCGATGCGGACCGCCGACGAGCACCGCGCGGCCTGGGAGCTGGTCGGGCGGCTGTGGGCACGGACCGTCGAGCGGGCCGAGCGGCTGCCCGAGGCGGCCCGCCACGAACGCGTCGACGGCGAGTGGTCGTTCGTCGAGACGCTGCGCCACCTCGTGTTCGCCACCGACTGCTGGGCGGGCCGGATGGTCCTGGAGCGGCCCGAGCCGTACCACCCGCTCGGCCTGGTCCCGACCGACTTCGACCCCGCCGACGCCGCGACGGCCGGGCTCGACGCGGACGCACGGCCGTCGCTCGCGGAGGTGCTGGCCGTGCGCGCCGGGCGGGTGGCGCTGGTCCGCGACCTGCTCGACGGCCTCACCGACGACGGCCTGGACCGCGTCTGCACGGGCTCCCCGTGGATCGGCGACCCCGACCATCCGCGCCCGGTCCGCGAGTGCCTGCACGTGATCATGGACGAGGAGTGCGAGCACCGCCGCTTCGCCGAGCGCGACCTGGCGGTGCTGGAGGCGCGCTGA